The Swingsia samuiensis genome contains the following window.
CAGTTTTGCCAGTCGAACACGCCCCTCTGCGGATTTAACAGCCTGTTCAAGGATAGGGGTGAGTTGGCGGCAAGGCCCACACCAAGGTGCCCAGAAATCAACTAAAACGGGTGTGGTTTTACTGGTTTCAATGACCTCTTTCATAAAAGAGGCTTGATCAACATCAATGATCATCGACGTATTATTCGAAGACGTGGATTGACCGATTAAGGGTTCGTTTAAGCTGTTGTCCATCGGATTACTTTATCGCTCTTATTATGGAGTCTGTTATGAATGAAGATTGTCTTTGTTGTGTTTGAGTGCAAGTGGGCAGTTTTTTGAGGATATATTATAAAAAGAAACAAAAATTTTAAAATCCTCTTGTCTTTACGTTCGATTTCGTTTTATAAGCGCCACATGGAATGCGGGTGTAGCTCAGGGGTAGAGCACAACCTTGCCAAGGTTGGGGTCGTGGGTTCGAATCCCATCACCCGCTCCAGTTAAAAAGGACGCTTTAGGCGTCTTTTTTTGTATTTGAAGATAATTGCATGTGAATGATTATTTTAGCTTGTCGGTTAAAATATTTTCGTTCATAAGCGGCATACGGAATGCGGGTGTAGCTCAGGGGTAGAGCACAACCTTGCCAAGGTTGGGGTCGTGGGTTCGAATCCCATCACCCGCTCCAGTTAAAAAAGACGCTTTAGGCGTCTTTTTCTATTTTAGCCTTAAAAGAACTGAATATGGCTTCTAAAGCCTAGCATTGCCGCGTCACGTAGTGTTTTTTGTGCGCCTGGTCTAAAATAATATTGGAAATCAGGATAAAATGTGACCCCGCGCATAACGTGGATCATATAAGCAGCTTCCAAAACTTCTCCTGTTGTTTGAATACCGTAGGAGCCATTCAGCAAAGGCATTTTGTTTTGAAGCTGTAGCCGTTGGGTATCTGTGACGTTTTTTGCGACGCGAACAACACTGAAATTGATGCCAAAGCCATCCAGAGGCCGTGCTTTCCAAAACCCACTATCTAGAATGCCGATGGAATATTGCTGTGCGCGTGTTTGAGTTCTGGGGCTATTAGCGTAAAATCCGGCAATCATCGTAAAGCCGGCAGCCGGGTTTTGATGGTTCCCATGATGGCGAAAAAGCATTTGATCAGCGAGTACCCACGTTGACCATGAGTTATGAAGTTTGCGTGGCTGTAGCCCTGACAAAACGTATGGTTGGCTGTTTACATCATAGTAATTGTCTGTGTGAGGGGCTGTATCGACGGCATAGCCCACTTTGTAATGACCGGGTAAGTGATCAGGCCCAAAGACTGGCTCCCACCCAGCTTCCATTGGAATAGCTTCCCCGTGAATGTCGGATCCGTTCCATTTGAAGCCCGTTCGGTACTGAACGTTATTGTAAATTCCAGCTTGAGCGAAATAAACACCAGTTTGAATATACGTTGATTTTGTAGGACGAACACGGATACGGGCTGCCCAACTGGCATCTGGGTAAGATGAGTGTGTTGTATTATCTGAGGAGGCTTTTGGGTTTCCGCAAAAAGCATTGTTCATAAAGTTACAGTAAAGTGGGCTTTGGGAGAAGTCACTTAAGAGAGGGATACGCCCAGCCGCCATATCAACCCGTCCATGAGCGAGGGTTTCTTCCCCGTATAAATACACAAAGTGCACGACAACATTACCGCCCCCACCATAAATTTCGGTGCTGGGGTTAAGGTTGTCGCCAAACATACGACTAGCTGGGATTCCATAACGGCCAACAACGACACCATGAGTAGAGAAGCCTGTAATCCCGGCTAGTTTTTCCCAATCGATATCATTTTCAAGGCTGTATTGGCCTGCGTTGCTGCTGCCTTGGCGGAGACCATATCCAGGCGTTGGTTTGGTAATAGCGCCAGTAAACTCGTTGGTTGTGTCCATCAAGACCGCTATTCCGCGGTGTCGTAGCCATGATTTCCACCCGAAAGGATCTGTCAGCAAGGCTTCAGGTTGAGGCAAAGGAGGCGTTTGTTCTTTGTGGAAGTTTACTTCACCTAAAGGCGTATCTACGCGGACAGCCGGATTTATGGCGTTTTGATCCAACCAAGGAACAGAATCCTCTGAATTACTGCTCCTCCAAATATCTCCCAGTGTAGAGATTTTTGGTGGGGTATAGGGGGGGATTGCTGTTTTTGCTATGGCGCAAAAAGGAGTTATCGAGGCAACACAAAATGTTGCGTAAGCAAAAAATCGAGACAACGGAGCCGTTCCTTTACTAAAAGGAAAGCAGACGCAACCATTTTGCGTAGCTCGATATTAATAAACTTTATTTTAAAATAAAAATAATAAAATAATTGCGAATTGAAGCTCAAGGTTTCTGGTATCTCTTATGTAGAGATACCAGAAATTCAAATTATTTTTTTGCAGCCTCAAGA
Protein-coding sequences here:
- a CDS encoding carbohydrate porin, encoding MSRFFAYATFCVASITPFCAIAKTAIPPYTPPKISTLGDIWRSSNSEDSVPWLDQNAINPAVRVDTPLGEVNFHKEQTPPLPQPEALLTDPFGWKSWLRHRGIAVLMDTTNEFTGAITKPTPGYGLRQGSSNAGQYSLENDIDWEKLAGITGFSTHGVVVGRYGIPASRMFGDNLNPSTEIYGGGGNVVVHFVYLYGEETLAHGRVDMAAGRIPLLSDFSQSPLYCNFMNNAFCGNPKASSDNTTHSSYPDASWAARIRVRPTKSTYIQTGVYFAQAGIYNNVQYRTGFKWNGSDIHGEAIPMEAGWEPVFGPDHLPGHYKVGYAVDTAPHTDNYYDVNSQPYVLSGLQPRKLHNSWSTWVLADQMLFRHHGNHQNPAAGFTMIAGFYANSPRTQTRAQQYSIGILDSGFWKARPLDGFGINFSVVRVAKNVTDTQRLQLQNKMPLLNGSYGIQTTGEVLEAAYMIHVMRGVTFYPDFQYYFRPGAQKTLRDAAMLGFRSHIQFF